Proteins encoded by one window of Drosophila melanogaster chromosome X:
- the HDAC6 gene encoding histone deacetylase 6, isoform D — MLKNQGCGSQESVTDIFQNAVNSKSLVRKPTALIYDESMSQHCCLWDKEHYECPERFTRVLERCRELNLTERCLELPSRSATKDEILRLHTEEHFERLKETSGIRDDERMEELSSRYDSIYIHPSTFELSLLASGSTIELVDHLVAGKAQNGMAIIRPPGHHAMKAEYNGYCFFNNVALATQHALDVHKLQRILIIDYDVHHGQGTQRFFYNDPRVVYFSIHRFEHGSFWPHLHESDYHAIGSGAGTGYNFNVPLNATGMTNGDYLAIFQQLLLPVALEFQPELIIVSAGYDAALGCPEGEMEVTPACYPHLLNPLLRLADARVAVVLEGGYCLDSLAEGAALTLRSLLGDPCPPLVETVPLPRAELAQALLSCIAVHRPHWRCLQLQQTYDCVELQDRDKEEDLHTVLRHWIGGPPPMDRYPTRDTAIPLPPEKLTSNAARLQVLRAETKLSVPSFKVCYAYDAQMLLHCNLNDTGHPEQPSRIQHIHKMHDDYGLLKQMKQLSPRAATTDEVCLAHTRAHVNTVRRLLGREPKELHDAAGIYNSVYLHPRTFDCATLAAGLVLQAVDSVLRGESRSGICNVRPPGHHAEQDHPHGFCIFNNVAIAAQYAIRDFGLERVLIVDWDVHHGNGTQHIFESNPKVLYISLHRYEHGSFFPKGPDGNFDVVGKGAGRGFNVNIPWNKKGMGDLEYALAFQQLIMPIAYEFNPQLVLVSAGFDAAIGDPLGGCKVTAEGYGMLTHWLSALASGRIIVCLEGGYNVNSISYAMTMCTKTLLGDPVPTPQLGATALQKPPTVAFQSCVESLQQCLQVQRNHWRSLEFVGRRLPRDPVVGENNNEDFLTASLRHLNISNDDATAAAGGLAGDRPDCGDERPSGSKPKVKH; from the exons ATGCTCAAGAATCAGGGCTGCGGATCGCAGGAGAGCGTCACGGATATATTCCAGAAT GCTGTCAACAGCAAGAGTCTGGTGCGGAAACCAACGGCACTGATCTACGATGAGTCCATGAGCCAGCACTGTTGCCTGTGGGACAAGGAGCACTACGAGTGTCCCGAGCGCTTCACACGAGTCCTGGAACG CTGTCGCGAACTAAATCTGACGGAGCGCTGCCTGGAGTTGCCCTCGAGATCGGCGACCAAGGATGAAATTCTGCGCCTGCACACAGAGGAGCACTTCGAGCGGCTGAAGGAGACGTCCGGGATTCGCGATGACGAGCGCATGGAGGAGCTGAGCTCCCGCTACGATTCAATTTACATTCATCCG TCCACATTCGAGCTCTCCCTGCTGGCCAGCGGCTCCACCATCGAATTGGTGGACCATCTGGTCGCCGGAAAGGCGCAGAATGGCATGGCCATCATCCGGCCACCGGGTCACCATGCGATGAAGGCCGAGTACAACGGTTATTGCTTCTTCAACAACGTGGCACTGGCCACCCAGCACGCCCTCGATGTTCACAAGCTGCAGCGCATCCTGATCATCGACTACGATGTGCATCATGGGCAGGGAACCCAGCGGTTCTTCTACAACGATCCCAG GGTGGTTTACTTCTCCATCCATCGCTTCGAGCACGGAAGCTTCTGGCCGCATCTGCACGAGTCGGATTACCACGCCATTGGATCGGGAGCGGGCACGGGATACAACTTCAATGTGCCGTTGAATGCGACGGGTATGACCAATGGCGATTACCTGGCCATTttccagcagctgctgctgccggtGGCCCTGGAATTCCAGCCGGAGCTGATCATCGTTTCGGCTGGCTATGATGCGGCGCTGGGCTGTCCGGAGGGTGAGATGGAGGTGACGCCGGCCTGCTATCCGCACCTGCTGAATCCGCTGCTGCGACTGGCCGATGCCCGGGTGGCCGTCGTTCTGGAGGGCGGCTACTGCCTGGACTCGCTGGCCGAGGGTGCGGCCCTAACCCTGCGCTCCCTGCTCGGCGATCCTTGTCCGCCGCTGGTGGAGACAGTGCCACTGCCGCGTGCGGAACTCGCCCAGGCCCTGCTCAGCTGCATTGCCGTGCACCGACCCCACTGGCGATGTCTGCAGCTCCAGCAGACCTACGATTGCGTCGAATTGCAGGATCGGGATAAGGAAGAGGATCTGCACACGGTACTGCGCCATTGGATTGGTGGACCACCGCCTATGGATCGTTACCCTACGCGCGATACGGCCATTCCGCTGCCGCCGGAAAAGCTGACCAGCAATGCCGCTCGTCTGCAGGTGCTGCGCGCGGAGACGAAGCTATCGGTGCCGTCGTTTAAGGTGTGTTATGCCTACGATGCCCAAATGCTTCTGCACTGCAATCTCAATGATACGGGGCATCCGGAGCAGCCGTCGCGCATCCAGCACATCCACAAGATGCACGACGACTACGGTCTGCTGAAGCAGATGAAGCAACTGTCCCCCAGGGCGGCCACCACAGACGAGGTGTGCCTGGCCCACACTCGCGCCCATGTGAATACAGTGCGTCGATTGCTGGGCCGCGAGCCGAAGGAACTGCATGACGCTGCTGGGATCTACAACTCGGTGTATCTGCATCCGCGCACCTTCGATTGCGCCACCCTGGCCGCCGGTTTAGTGCTGCAGGCGGTGGACAGTGTGCTGCGTGGCGAGTCCCGCAGCGGCATCTGCAACGTCCGTCCGCCGGGCCATCATGCCGAGCAGGATCATCCGCACGGCTTCTGCATTTTCAACAATGTGGCCATTGCGGCGCAGTATGCCATTCGGGATTTCGGTCTGGAGCGTGTGCTGATCGTCGACTGGGACGTCCATCACGGCAATGGGACGCAGCACATTTTCGAGTCCAATCCCAAGGTGCTCTACATCAGCTTACATCGCTACGAGCACGGCTCCTTCTTCCCGAAGGGACCCGATGGCAATTTCGATGTGGTGGGCAAGGGAGCCGGCAGGGGCTTCAATGTGAACATACCCTGGAACAAG AAGGGCATGGGTGACCTGGAGTACGCACTGGCCTTCCAGCAGCTGATCATGCCCATTGCGTACGAGTTCAATCCGCAGCTGGTGTTGGTATCCGCCGGATTCGATGCTGCCATCGGCGATCCCTTGGGCGGATGCAAGGTGACGGCCGAGGGCTACGGCATGCTCACCCACTGGCTGTCGGCTTTGGCCAGCGGCCGGATAATCGTTTGCCTGGAAGGTGGCTACAATGTGAACTCCATTTCGTACGCGATGACCATGTGCACCAAGACGCTGCTGGGTGATCCCGTGCCGACGCCCCAGCTGGGAGCCACGGCGCTGCAGAAGCCACCAACGGTGGCCTTCCAGAGCTGTGTGGAATCGCTGCAGCAGTGCCTGCAGGTGCAGCGCAACCACTGGCGCTCGCTGGAGTTCGTCGGACGGCGGCTGCCGCGGGATCCCGTTGTGGGCGAGAACAACAACGAGGATTTTCTTACCGCCTCCTTGCGACACTTGAATATCTCAAATGACGATGCTACGGCTGCGGCGGGCGGACTCGCCGGCGATCGTCCCGACTGCGGCGATGAGCGGCCCAGCGGGAGCAAGCCCAAAGTCAAG CACTAG